In Candidatus Nomurabacteria bacterium, the following proteins share a genomic window:
- the bla gene encoding class A beta-lactamase → MNTKHVSIVVLVVIALGLFYYFSQTNNSSNSETTTSVEKRDQEDLIKGITNIEDVLGENARVGLSVVNSDADIILQHRGDERFPMTSTFKTLACGVVLQKVDAGEESLDREMLIGEEDMVPYAPVTENHVGGLLTLGELCEAAITTSDNVAGNKILETLGGPEGFTALLRSVGDIQTRLDRWEVELNEAAPDDPRDTTTPNQMSETLHTFLTGNTLSDESKKQLSDWLYAQAVADSLFRSRLPSGWQIADKSGGGGFGSRSIAAMLKLPEGEAFFVSLYITNTEKEMADLNVVVADIGEMLFEFFSGSEDLTEADAK, encoded by the coding sequence ATGAATACAAAACATGTCAGTATTGTAGTTTTAGTAGTGATTGCGTTAGGTTTATTTTATTATTTCTCACAAACCAACAACTCATCAAATTCTGAAACAACAACATCTGTAGAAAAACGAGACCAAGAAGACCTAATTAAAGGCATAACAAACATAGAAGATGTGTTGGGTGAGAATGCTCGAGTAGGCTTGTCGGTCGTAAATAGTGATGCGGATATAATTTTGCAGCATCGAGGTGATGAAAGGTTCCCTATGACGAGCACCTTTAAAACACTTGCGTGTGGTGTCGTGCTACAGAAGGTAGATGCTGGCGAAGAGTCACTCGATAGAGAGATGTTAATAGGTGAAGAAGATATGGTTCCGTATGCCCCTGTCACGGAAAATCATGTTGGTGGTTTATTGACGCTGGGTGAGCTTTGTGAAGCAGCAATTACAACAAGTGACAATGTGGCGGGTAACAAAATTTTGGAAACATTGGGTGGTCCTGAAGGATTTACGGCACTTTTGCGTAGTGTTGGAGATATTCAGACCCGTTTGGATCGTTGGGAAGTTGAGCTTAATGAGGCGGCTCCCGATGACCCTAGAGATACAACTACTCCAAACCAGATGAGTGAAACTCTACATACGTTTCTAACAGGAAACACACTGTCTGATGAGTCGAAAAAACAATTGTCTGACTGGCTCTATGCACAGGCGGTAGCAGATTCATTGTTTCGTTCACGACTACCCTCAGGATGGCAGATCGCAGATAAGTCCGGTGGCGGTGGATTTGGATCACGATCAATTGCTGCTATGCTCAAATTACCAGAAGGAGAAGCTTTCTTTGTTTCACTGTACATAACTAACACCGAGAAAGAAATGGCTGATCTTAATGTGGTGGTGGCTGATATTGGTGAAATGTTATTTGAATTCTTTTCAGGTAGTGAAGACTTAACTGAGGCAGATGCGAAATAA
- a CDS encoding recombinase family protein — MTNINHGSMEVATLDKQLPQIKYCLYARKSMEDEDRQALSIDSQLKEMRKIAERENLFISAVRTEAHSAKLSGQRPVFNKIIEEIRNERFNAILTWNADRLSRNAGDLGVLVDLMDQNQLTEIRTYNQTFSNSPNEKFLLMILCSQAKLENDNKSINVKRGLRMKVEMGLWPCIAPTGYLNDMVRGHEGRVIVDPARAHIIRKMFELVAEGWTQRQLRFWLKDELDFTTRTGKHLSMGSIQKILSTPFYYGEFEYPKGSGKWYKGIHKPIITKELFDIVKAQNQARRKQNYIFRKNIAFTKLMKCGLCGGNVTAEEKFKALKDGTIARYVYYGCTRSKDVNCKIKYIREEKLIEKLRELIDKISLDDLGLRGQFEQEVERIHKFNCDVMGKPPVYSDEEQREVDIKKYVKYLLAYGDIDEKRHILISLKNKLILKDGEVYLETIDDTEEI; from the coding sequence ATGACAAACATAAATCATGGGTCAATGGAAGTGGCGACCTTAGATAAACAACTTCCGCAAATTAAATATTGTCTTTATGCTCGAAAGTCTATGGAAGACGAAGATAGACAGGCACTGTCTATAGACTCTCAGTTAAAAGAAATGAGAAAGATTGCTGAGCGTGAAAATCTATTCATTTCAGCCGTTCGTACAGAAGCTCATTCAGCAAAGCTGTCAGGTCAAAGACCAGTCTTCAACAAAATCATTGAGGAAATAAGAAACGAGAGATTTAATGCAATCCTAACGTGGAATGCGGACAGGTTAAGCAGGAATGCTGGCGACTTGGGAGTTCTAGTTGATTTAATGGACCAAAATCAACTAACTGAGATACGGACATATAATCAAACATTTAGTAACTCACCAAATGAGAAGTTTCTTCTTATGATTTTGTGTTCACAAGCCAAACTTGAGAATGACAACAAAAGTATAAATGTAAAACGAGGACTACGAATGAAGGTAGAAATGGGGTTATGGCCATGTATCGCACCCACAGGGTACTTAAATGATATGGTCCGTGGGCACGAAGGAAGAGTTATCGTTGATCCAGCACGGGCACACATCATTAGAAAAATGTTTGAACTAGTAGCTGAAGGCTGGACACAAAGACAGTTACGGTTTTGGTTAAAAGATGAACTAGATTTCACCACCAGAACTGGCAAACATCTAAGTATGGGTAGTATTCAAAAGATTTTGAGTACGCCTTTTTATTATGGCGAGTTTGAATACCCTAAAGGTAGCGGTAAGTGGTACAAAGGTATTCACAAACCAATTATCACAAAAGAGTTATTCGATATAGTTAAAGCTCAAAATCAAGCCCGCAGAAAACAGAATTACATTTTCAGGAAAAATATTGCTTTCACCAAACTGATGAAGTGTGGTTTATGCGGTGGCAACGTAACTGCTGAGGAGAAATTCAAAGCACTTAAAGACGGAACTATCGCAAGATACGTTTATTATGGCTGCACTCGATCGAAAGATGTGAACTGCAAAATTAAATACATCCGAGAAGAAAAGTTAATCGAAAAATTACGTGAGCTAATCGACAAAATATCTTTGGATGATTTAGGTCTTAGGGGTCAGTTTGAACAAGAGGTTGAGCGCATACATAAATTCAACTGTGATGTTATGGGAAAACCACCAGTTTACTCTGATGAGGAGCAGAGAGAAGTAGACATTAAGAAATACGTGAAGTATTTGCTCGCCTACGGAGATATAGATGAAAAAAGACATATTTTAATTAGTCTTAAAAACAAACTGATCTTGAAAGATGGCGAGGTGTATTTAGAAACTATTGATGATACTGAGGAAATTTAA
- a CDS encoding M48 family metallopeptidase, which translates to MKSSPKQQKEFIFGSFVYCYDLIKQDRKTLSLTVTPDMRICVKCPHEADDERIEQFLKKKWFWLQKQLNFFGKYQRKTYTKEYVSGESFHYLGRQHKLIVRKGEIDSVSLLRGVLMVSTTKALSDGVHTQKLVKLWFDQKRQSVFEERFNEMLERFDYKHTPALTTRDMKRRWGSFVNKDKIILNPKLIHVSKDCIDYVIVHELCHMRYKNHDKKFFAFLDEKYPKWEKKKDKLEAFGVHIL; encoded by the coding sequence ATGAAATCTTCTCCTAAACAGCAAAAAGAATTTATTTTTGGCTCATTCGTCTACTGCTACGACCTCATTAAACAAGATAGAAAAACCCTCAGCCTAACCGTTACTCCGGATATGCGGATTTGTGTTAAGTGTCCACATGAAGCTGATGATGAAAGAATTGAGCAATTCTTGAAAAAGAAATGGTTTTGGCTACAGAAACAACTGAACTTCTTTGGTAAGTACCAACGTAAAACGTATACCAAAGAGTATGTTTCTGGCGAAAGTTTCCACTACCTTGGCAGACAGCATAAGTTAATTGTTCGAAAGGGAGAGATAGATTCTGTTTCTCTTCTGCGAGGAGTACTAATGGTTTCCACCACTAAGGCATTAAGTGACGGTGTCCATACTCAAAAACTTGTTAAGCTTTGGTTTGATCAAAAACGACAAAGTGTTTTCGAAGAAAGATTTAACGAGATGCTTGAGCGTTTTGATTACAAACATACTCCAGCCTTGACTACTCGGGACATGAAGCGTCGTTGGGGTAGTTTTGTGAACAAAGACAAAATCATTCTTAATCCCAAACTAATACACGTATCAAAAGACTGTATTGACTACGTTATTGTTCATGAACTTTGTCATATGCGATACAAAAATCACGATAAGAAGTTCTTCGCATTTTTAGACGAGAAATATCCCAAGTGGGAGAAAAAGAAAGATAAACTCGAAGCTTTCGGAGTGCATATTCTCTAA
- a CDS encoding type I restriction endonuclease subunit R — translation MLEKVHFDEARQSQLTTLELLIAMGYQYISAEDVLKERGGDTSNFILADIAERKLMDINGYEVDGKSYKFSEKDVRDTIEELEHIQYEGLIDTSQKIYNIIMPTSGGKTIKVSAGGKTVSKNFRFIDFEHPENNSFHITAEYVASGKQNIRPDIVCFVNGIPFAVIENKKSSVPVVEAINQMNRNQGPEFCPKLYTFTQLLVGTNGKELQYGTTGTPNKFYAVWKEKGTTPKELDAKIKKLIATPVDAEIYKQVLTDLNGYTTGHKQKLNRLPTEQDRGILSLFEPARLLDLTKNYILFDAGVKKLSRYQQYFAISKMLNHIKETETTDTGITRRKGGLVWHTQGSGKSLTMVMFVKALIENPEISNPRVLIVTDRKDLDKQIRDTFKNCNLKKEVIQATSGQNLLDLIKDKNLGVITTVIDKFDSAAKKKAGFIDDDQNIFVLIDEAHRSQSGIANLEMNRIIPNACYIGFTGTPLMKSEKASWKKFGGYIDKYTIDDALADNIILPLIYEGRYVPMEQNAEQIDRQVDRITEDLNEKQKREIQKYISTKVIKDNPQRIVEIGYDIEKHFTEHFQDTGLKAQLVAPSKYSAVLFQKFFQDRAKIRTAVVISDEHDDGDEANTHKAEVVKYLDSVRKNHSSVAKYEKDVIDSFKYNDDGIEIIIVVDKLLTGFDAPRNTVLYLAKDLRDHNLLQAIARVNRLHENKKLPKTAGYIIDYSENAKNIDTAMKLFGNYDEEDVKGTMVDVSKKVEELEESYSLLQDIFKTIKGSSDDEEFLQLLDDAPTRETFYKTLNAFIKNLNECFVLQDFVHEFDNLDMYTRELKKFMELRKTASLKYADRVDLAEYKQSLVGILDKYVDAQSVELLTKQINITDREKFEEAIETLGSDKSKAEAIAAQTQKNITEKMDSDPEFYERFSKKISDILKKMHEGKMADIAALKQLKLISDDVVNKKDDSLPTAIESVSGSDVFYRNLRESFGNFKLSEEEFVTIVLDIFNIVKAEAIVDWYKNLDVKRKIMNKVDDYLYDTVKTEKQIDLTNDDIRTIINNTLMLAENNHEIFS, via the coding sequence ATGTTAGAAAAAGTACACTTTGACGAAGCCCGACAGTCTCAACTCACCACCCTTGAGTTACTGATTGCTATGGGCTACCAATACATTTCTGCTGAGGATGTGCTCAAGGAACGTGGTGGCGACACCAGCAATTTCATACTGGCAGATATTGCTGAACGTAAATTGATGGATATCAACGGATATGAGGTTGATGGTAAATCATACAAGTTTAGTGAGAAAGACGTTCGAGACACGATTGAAGAGCTTGAACATATCCAGTACGAGGGCCTGATTGATACTTCACAAAAAATCTACAACATCATCATGCCAACTTCGGGCGGTAAGACTATTAAGGTGAGTGCGGGTGGTAAGACGGTCTCAAAGAACTTTCGTTTTATTGATTTTGAACATCCTGAAAACAACTCCTTCCATATCACAGCTGAATATGTGGCCAGTGGTAAGCAAAACATTCGCCCTGATATCGTTTGTTTCGTAAATGGTATCCCATTTGCAGTTATTGAGAATAAAAAGTCTAGTGTTCCCGTAGTTGAAGCGATTAATCAGATGAATCGTAATCAGGGACCTGAGTTTTGCCCAAAACTGTATACCTTTACCCAGTTGCTTGTAGGGACAAATGGCAAAGAATTGCAATACGGTACGACTGGTACACCAAATAAGTTTTATGCTGTCTGGAAAGAAAAAGGTACAACACCAAAAGAACTAGACGCAAAGATTAAAAAGCTGATTGCAACACCAGTAGATGCAGAAATATACAAACAAGTACTGACTGATTTGAATGGATACACTACTGGCCATAAGCAAAAACTGAATCGGTTACCGACTGAGCAAGATCGAGGTATTTTGTCGCTTTTTGAACCTGCGCGTTTACTTGATCTCACAAAGAACTACATTCTTTTTGATGCAGGTGTTAAAAAACTTTCTCGCTACCAGCAGTATTTTGCTATCAGCAAAATGTTGAACCACATTAAAGAAACTGAGACTACTGATACAGGTATTACTCGTCGAAAAGGTGGTTTGGTGTGGCATACACAAGGGTCAGGAAAGTCACTGACAATGGTCATGTTCGTGAAGGCGCTGATTGAAAATCCTGAGATTAGCAACCCTCGGGTTCTAATTGTGACTGACCGAAAAGACTTGGATAAACAAATTCGAGATACCTTTAAAAACTGTAATCTCAAGAAAGAGGTTATTCAGGCTACCAGCGGACAAAACCTGCTTGATCTCATCAAGGATAAAAACCTCGGTGTAATTACAACGGTGATCGATAAGTTTGATTCAGCAGCTAAGAAAAAGGCTGGCTTTATTGATGACGATCAAAATATTTTCGTCTTGATTGACGAAGCACACCGTAGTCAAAGCGGTATCGCCAATCTTGAGATGAATCGCATTATTCCAAATGCGTGTTACATCGGCTTTACTGGTACCCCACTCATGAAGTCAGAGAAGGCTAGTTGGAAAAAGTTTGGTGGATATATCGACAAATACACGATTGATGATGCTCTGGCTGATAACATCATTCTTCCGCTTATCTATGAGGGGCGTTATGTGCCAATGGAACAGAATGCTGAGCAAATTGATAGACAGGTAGATCGAATTACTGAAGACTTAAACGAAAAGCAAAAAAGAGAGATTCAGAAATACATAAGTACTAAAGTTATTAAAGACAATCCTCAGCGTATTGTTGAAATTGGGTATGACATTGAAAAGCACTTCACGGAACATTTCCAAGATACTGGTCTTAAAGCACAGTTGGTTGCTCCTTCAAAGTATTCGGCTGTTTTGTTTCAGAAGTTCTTCCAAGACAGGGCGAAAATTCGTACTGCAGTAGTTATTTCAGACGAGCATGATGATGGTGACGAAGCAAACACCCATAAGGCTGAGGTGGTAAAGTACCTTGATAGTGTACGAAAGAATCACAGTAGTGTAGCGAAGTATGAAAAAGATGTGATTGATAGCTTTAAATACAATGATGATGGAATCGAAATCATCATCGTTGTAGATAAGCTTTTGACCGGCTTTGATGCCCCTCGAAATACAGTGCTCTACTTAGCAAAAGACTTGCGTGACCATAACCTTTTACAAGCAATTGCTCGTGTAAACCGATTGCATGAAAATAAGAAGTTGCCTAAGACAGCAGGGTATATCATCGACTACTCTGAAAATGCCAAGAACATTGATACAGCGATGAAGCTGTTTGGTAACTACGATGAAGAAGACGTGAAAGGCACCATGGTTGATGTGAGTAAGAAGGTTGAGGAGTTGGAAGAAAGTTACAGTCTTCTTCAAGACATCTTTAAAACTATTAAAGGCTCATCTGACGATGAAGAGTTTTTACAGTTACTGGATGATGCCCCGACCCGAGAGACTTTCTACAAAACTCTCAATGCTTTCATCAAAAATCTAAATGAGTGTTTTGTGCTTCAAGACTTTGTTCATGAGTTTGATAATCTCGATATGTACACTCGTGAACTTAAGAAGTTTATGGAGCTTCGAAAGACTGCTAGTTTGAAGTATGCAGACCGAGTTGATTTGGCGGAATACAAACAATCACTGGTTGGGATTCTTGATAAGTACGTAGATGCCCAAAGTGTCGAGCTTTTAACTAAACAAATCAATATTACTGATCGCGAAAAGTTTGAGGAAGCAATCGAAACACTAGGATCAGATAAATCTAAGGCAGAAGCGATTGCGGCACAGACTCAAAAGAACATTACTGAAAAGATGGATTCTGATCCTGAATTCTACGAGCGATTCTCAAAGAAAATATCAGACATCTTAAAGAAAATGCATGAGGGCAAAATGGCTGACATCGCTGCTCTTAAGCAATTGAAGCTAATTAGCGATGATGTTGTTAATAAAAAGGATGACAGTCTACCAACCGCGATTGAGTCTGTTAGTGGTTCAGATGTGTTTTATCGAAACTTAAGAGAATCATTTGGCAACTTTAAACTTTCAGAAGAAGAATTCGTTACAATAGTCCTCGATATTTTCAATATCGTTAAAGCAGAAGCTATTGTTGATTGGTACAAAAACTTAGATGTGAAAAGAAAAATCATGAATAAGGTTGATGATTACCTCTACGACACAGTAAAGACTGAAAAGCAGATTGATCTTACCAATGATGATATTCGAACCATCATAAACAATACACTTATGCTTGCTGAGAATAACCATGAAATCTTCTCCTAA